GCTGATCCTTGTTGGAACAATCGCTACGCGCTAAGATATTTCTAGCTGGCAGCGAATGCCCCAACCGATCAATCCCCACAAACTTTCAGCTTAGTAAGACACGCGCGATGCACACCCCTTTGGTTGTTCTTGGTGGAGGTCCCGGCGGTTACGCCGCTGCTTTTCTCGCGGCCGACGAAGGGCTTGATGTCGTTCTGATCGAAAGCGAACCACGACTCGGTGGCAGCTGCCTGCTGCGCGGCTGTATTCCGTCGAAAGCGCTACTGCATGTCGCCCGGGTTATCAGCGAAACCCGCGAACTGACAGCCGAATGGGGTGTCGAGTTTACCGATCCCAAGATCAGCGTCGACAAAGTCCGTGCCCGTAAAGACAAAGTGATCTCGAACCTTTCGACCGGTCTCAAAGGACTGGCGAAAAAGCGGAACGTGAAGGTGATCACCGGCAAGGGTGTTTTTGAAAACAGTACGACCATTCGCATCGAAGGGACCGATCCTTCGATTCCTGAAGACCGGACCGTGACGTTCGACTATTGCATCGTCGCCACCGGCAGCTTCCCCACGATGCCGCCGAACTTCAACATCGGCAGCGACCGGGTGATGGACTCGACCGGCGCCCTAGCACTCGCCGATATCCCCGAAACGATGCTGGTGATTGGTGGCGGCTATATCGGCCTCGAAATGGGGACGGTCTACGCCAACCTCGGAACCAAGGTGAGTGTCGTCGAGCTAACCGACGGTCTGCTGATGGGTGCCGATCGCGATCTGGTGAAACCGCTCGCACGTCACCTCGACAAGCTGTTCGGCGGACGGATCTTCCTGAACACGAAAGTTGGCTCGATTGGCCTGCGTGGCGACAAAGTGGAAGTCGCTTTTGAAGGCCCGGCCAAGTACGGGACCGAGCAATACGACCGGGTTCTCGTGTCGGTAGGACGACGCCCCAACAGCCGCGGTTTCGGCCTCGAAAACACGCAGGTGGAAGTGAATCAAAAGGGGTTCATCGTTTGCGATCGGTCGCAGCGCACCGCCGATCCCCACATCCTGGCGATTGGCGATATTGCAGGCGAGCCGATGCTCGCTCACAAAGCTTCGCACGAAGCCAAAGTGGCGGTGGAAGTGATCCTCGGCAAGAATGTAGTGTTCGATAAGCAAGCGATTCCAGCGGTGGTCTTCACCGATCCCGAAATCGCTTGGGCCGGTCTCACGGAAGATCAAGCCAAGCGCGAAGGTCGCAAGGTCGAGATCGCCATCTATCCTTGGGCCGCTTCGGGACGCGCTCAAGCGATCGGTCGTTTGGAAGGGCTCACCAAGTGGCTCATCGATCCTGAAACCGAACGGGTTTTGGGCTGCGGTATCGTTGGACCTGGAGCAGGGGAGATGATTTCGGAAGCAGCGCTCGCCATCGAAATGGGCTGCGTGGTTCGCGACCTCACCGAGACGATCCACCCGCATCCGACGCTCAGCGAAACGATGATGAACGCTGGCGAAACGTTCTTCGGCACCGCCACCGAGATCTACAAACCCAAACGCCACGCCGCCGAAGCATAGACGCACTCGCCGACGAAATCGCCACAGCTCGAGCATGGGCTAGTGCTTGGCGCAGCTCAACAAAGCGAGGACTTTCTAGAGTTGCACACTGCTGGACAAGCCAGCTAGTAGCCACCCCGCTTTGCCTGGCATTGATTGCTAGACAGACCTGTAGGTCAGGTCCCCTCTCAGGGACCTGAC
This window of the Pirellula staleyi DSM 6068 genome carries:
- the lpdA gene encoding dihydrolipoyl dehydrogenase — its product is MHTPLVVLGGGPGGYAAAFLAADEGLDVVLIESEPRLGGSCLLRGCIPSKALLHVARVISETRELTAEWGVEFTDPKISVDKVRARKDKVISNLSTGLKGLAKKRNVKVITGKGVFENSTTIRIEGTDPSIPEDRTVTFDYCIVATGSFPTMPPNFNIGSDRVMDSTGALALADIPETMLVIGGGYIGLEMGTVYANLGTKVSVVELTDGLLMGADRDLVKPLARHLDKLFGGRIFLNTKVGSIGLRGDKVEVAFEGPAKYGTEQYDRVLVSVGRRPNSRGFGLENTQVEVNQKGFIVCDRSQRTADPHILAIGDIAGEPMLAHKASHEAKVAVEVILGKNVVFDKQAIPAVVFTDPEIAWAGLTEDQAKREGRKVEIAIYPWAASGRAQAIGRLEGLTKWLIDPETERVLGCGIVGPGAGEMISEAALAIEMGCVVRDLTETIHPHPTLSETMMNAGETFFGTATEIYKPKRHAAEA